CGTCCTTGATGCACTTGACTTGGTCTAAGTCACGGGCTTTCCTCTCCCTCACCTTGGCCAATCGGTACAACCTCTTGTCCCCGCCTTTGTCCTCGAGCTCCTCGTACAAACGAGCAAACATCGCGTTCTTAGCCGTCGTAACCGTTATCTTCGCCTCTTTCTTTGCCTTTCTGTAACACTCCCGATAAGTCCTTTTTCCTCCTCGTTAAGATGGCCATCACATGCTTGGAAAAAATAATTGGGCAGAAGGGGCAATCTTGAAAATTTTCACATGACGGGCATGTGCTTTTGGTGGGTGCTATTAGTTTTGTGATAAAATTTAACGGAGGAATGATTGTTGCAACACTTTAAATAATACAGGGATGACTTTTATTTAGTGGGATAAGACAAGAATGTACTCTCACTTTGTGTCATACTCTAAGGATGATTTTTGCCAAAAACTCCTAAAACAAGATGCAAATTCAaatcaaattatttttaaatttgaaaaaaaataccaTTCTTTTCTGAAGGGGTTAATAAAAAGATTGTATCATTAATGAATGGAGTATATAAAAAATTTAATATACATATTTTTGAGTTTGATTCGTGAAAGCATTTTATTCAAAAATGTAATTTTCTGAGATTTGAAATAAATAATATTATGTTGTTGAGTATgagaataaaaaaaactaaaaataaaacttGTAGACCCCATGCTTACCTCTCTAAATCCAAAAACCCAAATCACCGCCATTTATCCTTATCCTCTTCATCACTCctactctctcttctttctactCTTAGCTCCCAACACCCACCTCCAAACTTCAAGTATCTTCCACTTCATACTACATCAAAAGCCACTGTTCTTCTTTTTCAGCACACGGCTCTTGTTTATAtatttatctttctttttttgttcACTGTTGGATAAAGAGAATGAAGTTTTCTATAGTACAAACCAGAAGACTACTACAAGAAGCAAATATAGAGacgactactactactactactttgCATTCAACAATGAGCTCCTCCGACCCAACTTTCCAACCCATGAACGACTCTGTAGCTTCAGCAATGAGCCGTCCCTTTAAGCTCACCGCACCTTTCGACTCATCTATGGCGTTAACTATTCTCGTTTTACTCACTGCCCTTTTTTTCATGGGCTTTTTCTCTATCTACATCCGCCACTTCACCGCCGACGTAACACCCGAAGATCGCCGCCGGGAAAACCTCTCTCCGCCGTCTACCTCCGGCCACAGTTCTTGCCGGAAAGGGGTGGACCCAGCTATAATACAGTCGTTGCCTTTGGTTTCTTATCGTGGACCCGCGGAGCACCTGATCGAGGACTGTCCAATTTGTTTAACTGAGTTCGAGATGGGTGAACTCGTTAAGCTCATTCCGTACTGTCGACACGTGTTTCATCAGCAGTGTATTGACACGTGGCTCGCCTCTTACGTGTCGTGTCCGCTCTGCAGGTCTACGCAGTTTTTTAAGAAGGCGGATGAGGTTTGCTTGGATGTGGTTGAGGTAGAGAGTAGTAACGGTGGGAGTGGGATATCGACGGTTCAGGAATGTGACACGTGTAGGAATATTAGGAGATCGTGTAGCTATTCGAACTTGGGAAATAGAGTGGCATTGCACAGAAGTGCAAGTTTCTGAAAAAGAATTTGTGAAATTTGTAAAGATTTTGTAAGTATATTTGTGTACAGCACTCAAATTGACAGATTATTGTGATTTATTTTAGTACACTAGTTTTAGTGTACGAGCACGCAAATAAATGTGTCTGTGTGTAATAAATTATTGTGAAGTAAACATTAAcgttaaaataaatgtaatatttGTTTGAATGATGCAAATAAATGTCATTACATTGACACGGTAAATGAATTCAATATCCTCAAAATGACGTATTTAGTTAAATTAGCTATACAATAATTGTAATATGGTAATTACATAAAAATCTCATTTATGAAATTGCATGCTTGGTTCTTACCGTTAACAATTTTGGCCTAGAAGTTTCTCATAATAACTGGTATTATCCAACAGTAAATTAGTATTGCATAGCGATTAAAAGTCTGAAAGCCGAATTCATGTCATATTATGCAAAACTTTAGAATCTCAATAGCAGTTAAAGAAATAACTTCACTTGCTATGACAAACGTCAACTCGAAGAGATTGTCATTACGATAAGAGTTGTAGCCctattctcgttaaaaataatgatATATAGCTATTAATAAATAATATAGCAACTTGCTAACTTTAGATATTGTGTAATCTATTTTTTATGtgttaaaaaattatattatgcACCTAAAATATTCAACTGAAATGAAAGGAAAAGTATTATCAATCTGATTAAAAGGCTAAGACAATTCTTTCAAGTTTCACTTATACGATTAAGAAAATAATGTATAGTAATACCTTCACTTATacgattaaaaaaataatatatagtaCAAATTGATAATAGACCTCTAAAGGCTATTATCAGAAAACTCCAACCTTTCTTTGCCTTTCAGTTGAACGAAGTAATATAATgtatgaaatgaattattatgccATGAATCGACCAAATCTATGGAAGAATTCATTAACCATGTGCAATCATAATCTATGTAAATTATAACAAATTGTGTAATTCAAAAAAAACacaatctaaaaaaaaaaaataactattGAGCATGGTCTTaaggttctttttctttttttcgtccATCGCTGCTTTATAGAGACATGCATTTTTCCAACCCTAGTAGAATTTTATTTGCAACTAAAATTAGGAGATAATATTTAATGACAAATATATTTcttaaaaaaagaataaaaggaaataattcaatttttatttatattaaatGATCAAAATTCTATATATAAAATTCAAAGTGGTGTGTTCATAATTGACTTCAAATTACTAAAGGAAGCAATATTTTCTCAGGGTTTGTAGCACGTGAAATAGGAGTTGAACATAAAATAGGAGACTTGGTTCAATTGAATTCAAAAATACTTATGAATGATAACAACTATAAATACTAATCGGTTACAATTCCATAATACAAACTAAGAACTCCTAAACCTACAATACCATATGTGAAAACGATAATTTCCTAGTTTTTCTTTAAAGAATGTTCAAgatcaaataagaaaaaaatttatATAAGGTTACATCAGAATTGCTTTAAAATTTCAAATATTAAGCTCCAggaaatatttaataaataaaatttaaaataatttacaaAATATTATCGATTACAGTTGAAAAAAATAATTTGCAACATTTTTTATATAGTAATAGAGTTGATAAATTTCAATATGAAAAAAGAGTGAATAGTTTTGTGGCCTTACTTTTTGTAACCTAAAATTTTAAAACCGAACAAAGAATACTCCTAAGCATGAAAGGAGTTGAAAGTTCTCGAATGATTTGATAACTAAATTTACAAACTTTGTTTATTATTCTTTTACACTTGAAAAATTAGATAAAGAAGGATTTTGGTACACaaaatttaattgattttgaAGTCTTAAATATTAGGAAACTAATTAAATGACCATtcctaaaaattagaaaaatagttaaatgactattttgtgtAGTGTAAAATctattttcaaaggataaaaaagacgaacgacatttcgctaagggctttcgtgcttttaatataactagttttagtgtacgtgcgttgcacgtgaaTTTTACATCTATCAATAAAAGTGCATAGAATATTgaacaaaaaaataaatttttaatataGACTTGAACTCATAATAAATAGTTTTTTTTCACCTAATAACAAGGACTGAACATTTAGGAAAATTTATTAATTTATGCATCAATGTCACAAGATACAGTAAGTAGTCCAGATATGTTGGACAACATACCCTATTATTCTTCAAAGTTTGCCCATTTTTTAAGTGCAGtttatttacatattttttaTAATACCAAACAAAAGTTTATTTACAGATTTACATCTTCATATCAAATAGAGATTCAGAAGAAAAATTTGAACTAAAAATAAGGATTGAGCATATTAGAAAATTTTATTTCCTAACGGTGCGATGTTCCCAAATTATTTTATAAGTAATTTATCTACAATTGCCGAAATTCAATGAATGGAATATACCTTTCAAAATACAGTATTGTAAATTATTTTCGTGCGCAAGGTAATTATATTAATTGGCAAAATTTATATTATAGTCAGATAGAAAATTTTTTGCACCACACCTTAAAATTAATATTCCATGAAATATTTATGATAACGAATGGGAAATAGTCCAAACAGGAATAATTATTTTTCATGAGATAATGAAAAttgtgtttaaccaaaaaatagaattttagtcaaagctagaatttagaagaacgcgggttactgataatcaaaagaatatgtagaagagaATAATTTGGAGTAACCAGaatgtaatcaggagaaaaacaagtgaatcagAGTATATTTCAATTGTGTCTCTCCTTACAAGTGActagatacctcccttttataggtgtCTTGAAGGTATGCgtttccttcaaatcataatgaggctattatgaataattaaagacattaaatgctacgttacacaatcattgtaatcaatacaaattctctaacgtatccggTATTTAATGCCTATCGAATTCCgtatctgcgctctttattatggtcagatccgttccttttgataaatgatctaaataggtacgggcgctgaatccttcaaatgacctcccgtgcctcttcctttgcctttgctcgtttctattgctgcccgtgactcttgactaattataattctttgactatttgaccagtccacgtttCTCAACATATATAAAttcaattttttccaatacagatagtccccccactttccatttattcatcaattgaatatttgggaagtggatttcattaaaacgagaatttttgtcaccattaatgctatgacaaaactGACGattcaattgtcacttccatttaatactTCATGC
The Nicotiana sylvestris chromosome 11, ASM39365v2, whole genome shotgun sequence DNA segment above includes these coding regions:
- the LOC104234873 gene encoding RING-H2 finger protein ATL57 is translated as MKFSIVQTRRLLQEANIETTTTTTTLHSTMSSSDPTFQPMNDSVASAMSRPFKLTAPFDSSMALTILVLLTALFFMGFFSIYIRHFTADVTPEDRRRENLSPPSTSGHSSCRKGVDPAIIQSLPLVSYRGPAEHLIEDCPICLTEFEMGELVKLIPYCRHVFHQQCIDTWLASYVSCPLCRSTQFFKKADEVCLDVVEVESSNGGSGISTVQECDTCRNIRRSCSYSNLGNRVALHRSASF